In a single window of the Terrirubrum flagellatum genome:
- a CDS encoding NAD(P)/FAD-dependent oxidoreductase, with translation MPNDVDVAIVGAGAAGIAAARRCLAAGLSVAVIEARTRAGGRAWTIPTSANAIVDLGAAWLHSADRNPLTDLAREHGFHISTRLPDPWDVRLGRLKLSSQDIENWKSSYSAFNARLAAQGDEADRPISQHFGADDRWRAVLGAMQTWRAGADANRISTADKLNSFDTNTNWRITEGFGTLLEKLASHLPIRFGAVVNKIDWSRSPVLLDTSAGALRASCAIVTASTGVLAADAIAFHPMLPAEKLTALEALPLGANNKVYFEWRSRDDGWPDDMHFLGSTTQSATGSYQLRPLGRPLLEMFLGDKLARELERIGTNELTAFAEAELKNVLGSQIPQLKPVAASAWLGDPWSRGAYSYATPGGAGQRSILAEPLDDRVFFAGEACSKEAHSTIHGAWMSGESAAGASIRSLQGS, from the coding sequence GTGCCGAACGATGTCGACGTCGCCATTGTTGGAGCGGGAGCGGCCGGGATCGCGGCCGCGCGCCGCTGTCTCGCAGCCGGTCTTTCCGTCGCCGTCATCGAAGCGCGCACCCGCGCCGGGGGGCGCGCATGGACGATCCCGACCAGCGCGAACGCTATTGTCGATCTGGGCGCCGCCTGGCTTCACTCCGCAGATCGCAACCCTCTCACCGATCTCGCGCGCGAGCATGGCTTTCATATCAGCACTCGTCTCCCGGATCCGTGGGACGTGCGGCTGGGCCGCCTCAAGCTGAGCTCGCAAGACATCGAGAACTGGAAATCGAGCTACTCCGCCTTCAACGCTCGCCTCGCAGCGCAAGGCGACGAGGCGGACAGACCAATCTCGCAACATTTCGGCGCAGATGACCGTTGGCGCGCCGTGTTGGGCGCGATGCAAACATGGCGAGCCGGAGCGGACGCCAACAGGATATCGACCGCCGACAAACTCAATTCATTCGACACCAACACCAACTGGCGGATCACCGAAGGTTTTGGAACGCTCCTTGAAAAGCTTGCGAGCCATCTTCCCATTCGCTTTGGCGCAGTCGTGAACAAGATCGATTGGTCCAGGTCGCCGGTGTTGTTGGACACGTCTGCGGGCGCGCTGCGCGCATCGTGCGCCATTGTGACGGCGTCAACCGGCGTGCTCGCGGCGGATGCGATCGCCTTTCACCCGATGCTCCCCGCCGAAAAGCTCACAGCCCTCGAAGCGCTTCCGCTGGGAGCCAACAACAAAGTCTATTTCGAGTGGCGCAGCCGTGACGATGGATGGCCGGATGACATGCATTTTCTCGGCTCGACCACGCAAAGCGCGACGGGATCCTATCAGCTTCGGCCGCTAGGGAGGCCGCTGCTCGAGATGTTCCTTGGCGACAAACTCGCTCGGGAACTTGAGCGCATCGGAACGAACGAGCTCACAGCATTCGCAGAAGCGGAACTTAAAAATGTTCTTGGCTCGCAAATTCCGCAATTGAAGCCGGTCGCCGCCTCAGCCTGGCTCGGCGATCCCTGGTCGCGCGGGGCTTATTCCTATGCGACGCCCGGCGGCGCCGGACAGCGATCTATCCTGGCCGAACCGCTCGATGATCGCGTGTTTTTTGCAGGGGAAGCTTGCTCCAAAGAGGCGCACTCCACGATCCACGGGGCGTGGATGAGCGGCGAGTCGGCCGCCGGCGCTTCGATCAGATCGCTCCAAGGCTCGTGA
- the dctP gene encoding TRAP transporter substrate-binding protein DctP, with protein MQATRRLLLTGLMGSIAAPSAVRQGRAQQVATIRLAHVNQPTSEMHKVGAETAERVIARCAGRVAIKLFPAGQLGTTTEMIEQASQGEPIITYADAAYLSGFGVPELSILGGPFIVDSIVEGQRLAASSLVQGWCDRLAAKASVRVLALNWFDGQRHLIGKAAYPKPSDMKGVKIRVPPVPSWRKTFEPLGAIPTTVEASETYSALAQGVVAAAESPLLGIRANRWYEVVKNITLTAHFTLFTGWVMSSKAFDGLAEADRAILLEEFQKGGAEIARRADEKAAEVRREFEKEGVAFASADIPAYRDATRSFYAGFADWPKGLHEQVRAIAAAS; from the coding sequence ATGCAGGCGACGCGAAGGTTGCTTCTCACAGGCCTCATGGGATCCATCGCCGCGCCGTCCGCTGTGAGACAGGGCCGCGCGCAGCAGGTCGCGACGATCCGGCTCGCACATGTGAACCAGCCGACCTCCGAAATGCACAAGGTCGGCGCCGAAACCGCCGAGCGCGTCATCGCGCGATGCGCGGGGCGGGTCGCAATCAAGCTGTTTCCGGCCGGCCAACTCGGCACGACGACCGAGATGATCGAGCAGGCGAGCCAGGGCGAGCCGATCATCACATACGCCGACGCAGCCTATCTCTCCGGCTTCGGCGTGCCGGAACTCTCCATCCTTGGCGGCCCCTTCATTGTCGATTCAATCGTGGAGGGTCAGCGTCTCGCTGCGTCAAGCCTCGTGCAAGGCTGGTGCGATCGCCTCGCGGCCAAGGCCAGCGTGCGCGTGCTCGCGCTCAATTGGTTCGACGGCCAGCGCCATCTCATCGGCAAGGCGGCCTATCCGAAGCCTTCCGATATGAAAGGCGTCAAAATCAGAGTCCCGCCGGTTCCGAGCTGGCGGAAAACGTTCGAGCCGCTCGGCGCCATTCCCACAACAGTGGAGGCGTCCGAAACTTATTCCGCGCTCGCGCAGGGCGTGGTCGCGGCGGCCGAATCGCCGCTGCTCGGCATTCGCGCTAATCGCTGGTACGAAGTGGTGAAGAACATCACATTGACCGCCCACTTTACGCTGTTCACCGGCTGGGTGATGTCAAGCAAGGCATTCGACGGATTGGCGGAGGCTGATCGCGCCATTCTCCTCGAAGAATTCCAGAAGGGCGGAGCGGAGATCGCCCGCCGCGCGGACGAGAAAGCCGCTGAAGTTCGCCGAGAGTTCGAGAAGGAAGGCGTCGCATTCGCATCAGCTGACATTCCCGCCTACCGGGACGCGACCCGAAGTTTCTACGCCGGTTTCGCCGATTGGCCAAAAGGCCTGCATGAGCAGGTTCGCGCGATCGCAGCCGCGAGTTGA
- a CDS encoding MFS transporter — protein MSDNQAAIADFNQLLDPAEVDGAGRKALWGAAIGYAMDGFDLLILGFMLRPISADLQLSQAQAASLVTATLVGAVLGGIGFGMLSDRIGRVRVLTWTIVLFAIFTGMCALAQGYWDLLAYRTIAGLGLGGEFGIGMALVAEAWPAAKRARASSYVGLGWQLGVLAAAIATPILLPLIGWRGMFAIGIAPAVIAYFIRHSLHEPEVFVVRSKDRRPESSLRALVKDWPATRISIGMTILCSVQNFGYYGVMIWLPNYLASRFGFALTQSAVWTAVTIAGMAAGILAFGHIADRIGRRPAFFAYMLGAALMVVVYSRLTDPFQLLVTGAVMGFFVNGMLGGYGALISELFPTTARATAQNMLFNIGRGVGGFGPVVVGAVASAYGFETAIALLAILYVLDIFAMWLLIPERRGVALA, from the coding sequence GTGAGTGACAACCAGGCCGCAATCGCGGATTTCAACCAATTACTGGATCCTGCCGAGGTCGACGGCGCTGGTCGGAAGGCGCTTTGGGGAGCCGCCATCGGCTACGCCATGGATGGCTTCGACCTTCTGATCCTGGGCTTTATGCTCCGGCCAATTTCAGCGGATCTGCAGCTTAGCCAAGCGCAGGCGGCCTCACTGGTGACTGCGACGCTGGTCGGCGCCGTCCTGGGAGGCATTGGTTTCGGCATGCTCTCGGACCGGATTGGCCGAGTGCGGGTGCTAACCTGGACGATCGTCTTGTTCGCAATCTTCACCGGCATGTGTGCACTTGCGCAGGGCTATTGGGATCTGTTGGCTTACCGGACGATTGCGGGGCTGGGCCTCGGCGGAGAATTCGGCATCGGCATGGCGCTGGTCGCCGAAGCTTGGCCGGCCGCCAAGCGGGCGCGCGCTTCCTCCTATGTCGGCTTGGGTTGGCAACTCGGCGTGTTGGCCGCGGCGATCGCGACTCCCATCCTGCTGCCGCTGATCGGATGGCGCGGCATGTTCGCCATCGGGATCGCGCCGGCGGTCATCGCCTATTTCATTCGCCATTCGCTGCACGAACCCGAGGTGTTTGTCGTGCGAAGCAAGGATCGGCGGCCGGAATCGTCGTTGCGCGCGCTGGTGAAGGATTGGCCTGCGACCAGGATCAGCATCGGCATGACAATCCTCTGTTCGGTTCAAAACTTCGGCTACTACGGCGTCATGATCTGGCTGCCGAACTATCTCGCATCGCGGTTCGGCTTCGCCCTGACGCAATCGGCCGTGTGGACTGCAGTGACCATCGCCGGCATGGCGGCGGGCATCCTCGCCTTCGGGCATATCGCGGATCGGATCGGCCGTCGGCCAGCCTTTTTCGCTTATATGCTTGGCGCAGCGCTCATGGTCGTCGTTTATTCGCGGCTCACCGACCCTTTCCAGCTTCTCGTGACGGGCGCCGTGATGGGCTTTTTCGTCAACGGAATGCTTGGCGGTTACGGCGCGCTGATCAGCGAGCTCTTTCCCACGACCGCCCGGGCGACAGCGCAGAACATGCTCTTCAACATTGGCCGCGGCGTTGGCGGATTCGGCCCCGTCGTGGTCGGCGCGGTCGCTTCGGCTTATGGTTTCGAGACCGCTATTGCGCTGCTCGCGATACTCTACGTCCTCGACATTTTTGCGATGTGGCTCCTGATCCCGGAGCGACGTGGCGTCGCGCTGGCGTGA
- a CDS encoding TRAP transporter large permease: MIVATLLLFAVLLATGMPIAFVILGSSLLYFAVNPIAPSVLAQRLTGSLESFPLLAIPFFVVAGAAMARGGIAERLYGFADGLVGHWRGGLAQVAVINSLLIGTMSGSSNADAAIDARTIVPVMRRQGYTNGFASAISASSGLIAPIMPPSIGLIVYGLLTSTSVSRLFIGGVIPAFLIAIGLMIMVRIIASRRGYGATRNKRLPASEIVERGRRAIWALAMPVLLLFGLRIGWFTPTELGVIAAVYAFIVGLVIYRGMKPRDVYEILRESAFTTANVMVILAASAAFSVVLTLEEVPQFVVSNLLSVSNNPYLILVIINIALLVLGMIMESLSLMVILAPLLNDIIQKVGIDPVHFGVVLVFNLGIGSVHPPVGTVVYTVCSITKCSVEEFTWELLPFLGALLAVLAVLIFFPPLTLFLPNLLF, encoded by the coding sequence ATGATCGTTGCGACCCTGCTGCTTTTTGCGGTTCTGCTCGCGACGGGGATGCCCATTGCGTTCGTTATTCTTGGCTCTTCCCTCCTCTATTTCGCCGTCAATCCGATTGCTCCCAGCGTTCTTGCGCAACGTCTGACCGGAAGCCTCGAATCATTCCCGTTGCTGGCGATCCCCTTCTTTGTCGTCGCCGGCGCCGCCATGGCCCGCGGCGGCATCGCCGAGCGTCTCTACGGCTTCGCGGACGGCCTCGTCGGGCATTGGCGCGGCGGTCTGGCGCAGGTCGCGGTGATCAATTCGCTCCTCATCGGCACAATGTCCGGCTCTTCAAACGCCGACGCGGCGATCGATGCGCGCACGATCGTCCCGGTGATGCGTCGCCAAGGCTATACCAATGGTTTCGCATCCGCGATCAGCGCCTCGTCCGGCCTGATCGCCCCGATCATGCCGCCCAGTATCGGGCTTATCGTTTATGGGCTTCTGACAAGCACCTCCGTCAGCCGATTGTTCATCGGCGGCGTCATCCCGGCCTTTCTGATCGCCATCGGACTGATGATCATGGTCCGGATCATCGCAAGCCGGCGAGGCTATGGAGCCACCCGAAATAAACGCCTGCCCGCTAGCGAAATCGTCGAACGCGGCCGACGCGCGATCTGGGCTCTGGCGATGCCCGTCCTGTTGCTCTTCGGCCTGAGAATTGGATGGTTCACGCCGACCGAACTCGGCGTGATCGCTGCTGTCTACGCTTTCATCGTAGGGCTCGTGATCTATCGAGGCATGAAGCCGCGGGATGTTTACGAAATCCTCCGGGAGTCTGCTTTCACAACCGCCAATGTGATGGTGATATTGGCGGCGTCAGCCGCTTTCTCGGTCGTTCTCACTCTTGAAGAAGTGCCGCAATTTGTCGTTTCCAATCTTTTGAGCGTCTCGAACAACCCGTATCTCATTCTGGTCATCATCAACATTGCGCTTCTGGTCCTCGGCATGATCATGGAGTCGTTGTCTCTGATGGTCATTCTGGCGCCGCTTCTGAACGATATCATTCAGAAAGTCGGAATTGATCCGGTGCATTTCGGCGTCGTCCTGGTCTTCAATCTCGGCATCGGCTCGGTTCACCCGCCCGTTGGAACAGTCGTCTATACCGTCTGCTCGATCACCAAGTGTTCTGTCGAAGAATTCACCTGGGAGCTGCTGCCCTTCCTCGGCGCATTGCTCGCTGTCCTGGCGGTCCTGATCTTCTTTCCGCCGCTCACCCTGTTCCTGCCGAATCTGCTGTTCTGA
- a CDS encoding TRAP transporter small permease, with the protein MRQIIKRAFDFFSDALPVVLLAIVIIVVTLDVLGREILSAPLYAANEIAVIAFVWLVWFGMIGAARRQELIGVRYFVSLLPPAAARWVDVIVDFLIALICLAILRAAIRQIATARFTTFDLLGLPKWLLTFGVAISVALLAIYYIACGVRQISARSIE; encoded by the coding sequence ATGCGCCAAATCATCAAACGAGCTTTTGACTTTTTCAGCGACGCGCTTCCTGTCGTCCTCCTTGCGATCGTCATCATCGTCGTGACGCTGGACGTTCTGGGCCGCGAGATCTTGTCCGCCCCGCTCTACGCCGCGAATGAAATAGCAGTCATCGCGTTCGTGTGGCTGGTATGGTTCGGCATGATCGGCGCCGCGCGGCGCCAGGAACTTATCGGTGTTCGCTACTTCGTATCGTTGTTGCCGCCGGCGGCCGCCCGCTGGGTCGATGTTATCGTTGATTTCCTGATCGCGCTTATCTGTCTGGCCATTTTGCGCGCAGCCATTCGCCAGATCGCGACGGCCAGATTCACGACTTTCGATCTGCTTGGCCTTCCCAAATGGCTTCTGACCTTTGGCGTGGCCATTTCAGTCGCGCTTCTCGCAATCTATTACATTGCTTGTGGCGTTCGCCAGATCTCCGCGCGTTCGATCGAATAA
- a CDS encoding GntR family transcriptional regulator: MMSDLISSPAELRELSLVRLTTEAIFRMIGDGRLRPGQRLVENDLSAQLGVGRSPLREAFRILTERGALVSLPRRGTYVRALTAETIDDIYTARRCIEIFSLSELMARPSDATVAQLQAAISELGRAASAEDVRSVIAADLDFHARIVDASGSSRLVEAFGRLRFDMNFALLFAQGCYGDLAFAAAGHLKIVDAIRSGDSAAAQLCLSEHIEDGRRNLRRVFEHIKSND; encoded by the coding sequence ATGATGAGCGATCTCATCTCCAGCCCGGCCGAGCTCCGCGAACTTTCGCTCGTCCGACTGACGACTGAAGCGATCTTCCGAATGATCGGCGACGGCCGGTTGCGGCCGGGACAGCGGTTGGTCGAAAATGATCTCTCGGCGCAACTTGGCGTCGGCCGCTCGCCCCTGCGCGAGGCTTTTCGCATCCTTACAGAGCGGGGCGCGCTGGTCTCTCTCCCCCGGCGAGGCACCTATGTCCGCGCGCTCACCGCAGAAACGATCGACGACATCTATACCGCGCGACGCTGCATCGAGATTTTTTCGCTGTCGGAACTCATGGCGCGGCCTTCCGACGCAACTGTGGCTCAACTGCAAGCGGCCATCAGCGAACTTGGGCGCGCCGCGAGCGCAGAAGACGTCCGCAGCGTCATCGCCGCGGATCTCGATTTCCACGCACGCATCGTCGACGCCAGCGGCAGCAGCCGCCTCGTCGAAGCCTTCGGAAGACTGCGCTTCGACATGAACTTCGCGCTGCTGTTCGCGCAGGGTTGCTACGGCGATCTGGCGTTCGCTGCGGCAGGCCATCTCAAGATTGTCGACGCCATTCGCTCCGGCGACTCGGCCGCTGCACAGCTTTGCTTGTCCGAGCATATCGAAGATGGCCGCCGCAATCTGAGGCGCGTGTTCGAACACATCAAGAGCAATGACTAG
- a CDS encoding glyoxylate/hydroxypyruvate reductase A encodes MADPSQAEAMVEYAMMATLWLHRRMPHYQDSQCQLIWAPQPAVRTSEHRACVLGLGEFGSRIAQRLRDFGFETHGWSRTPKILDGIACYTGRKGLASALQRCNYLICVLPLTSETAGILNAETLALLPRGACIINMGRGAHIVDADLLSALDSGHIGGAILDVFNHEPLPNDHPYWRHPKVLVTPHIAAELYPPTAAGAVAENIRRMQVGLPLQHVFDRARGY; translated from the coding sequence ATGGCCGACCCCTCGCAGGCTGAAGCCATGGTTGAATATGCGATGATGGCGACCCTCTGGCTGCATCGTCGCATGCCGCATTATCAGGATAGCCAGTGCCAGCTGATCTGGGCGCCGCAACCCGCTGTCAGAACATCAGAACATCGCGCATGCGTGCTCGGATTGGGTGAATTTGGATCACGCATCGCGCAGCGTTTGCGCGATTTCGGCTTTGAGACTCATGGCTGGAGCAGGACACCAAAAATTCTCGATGGAATCGCCTGCTATACCGGACGCAAGGGCCTCGCCTCTGCGCTTCAACGCTGCAACTACCTGATTTGCGTTCTTCCGTTGACGTCTGAAACTGCGGGAATTCTGAACGCCGAAACATTGGCGCTGCTGCCGCGCGGCGCCTGCATCATCAATATGGGCCGCGGCGCGCATATCGTCGATGCCGATCTTCTTTCAGCGCTCGATTCCGGACATATCGGCGGAGCCATTCTTGATGTCTTCAATCACGAGCCGTTGCCGAATGATCATCCCTACTGGCGCCACCCCAAAGTCCTCGTGACACCGCACATCGCGGCGGAACTCTACCCGCCGACGGCTGCGGGAGCCGTCGCCGAAAACATTCGCCGAATGCAAGTGGGGCTGCCGCTGCAACACGTATTTGACCGAGCCCGCGGTTACTAA
- a CDS encoding dihydroorotate dehydrogenase electron transfer subunit — protein MAFTAAIQPDAATSRVTGSARWKPDIVAELAPVIRNDAVNAEYRHLVVSCSDVAAAATPGQFFQLLCPHPAGEQPFLRRPMSVYGADPANRQLEFLYKVAGAGTRGLDTLRAGDTLDIMGPLGVGFTLDPSWRRIVAIGRGAGLATLAPLALAAKRKGVHVTAILSARRPELLVSVDLFRAHGADVISVTDAEQSSGPTNVERILRQLIVEERCDAFFTCGSSRLMRVQQRLAKEFGLRGQIAMEQQMACGIGLCHCCVRDFNVNGEIVSRRVCWDGPVFDLSEALP, from the coding sequence ATGGCATTCACCGCCGCCATACAGCCTGACGCGGCGACAAGCCGCGTCACAGGGTCTGCCCGCTGGAAGCCCGACATCGTCGCCGAACTCGCGCCCGTCATCCGCAATGACGCCGTCAACGCCGAATATCGTCACCTCGTCGTCAGTTGCAGCGATGTGGCGGCCGCTGCGACGCCAGGCCAGTTCTTCCAACTGCTTTGTCCGCATCCAGCGGGCGAGCAACCTTTCCTCCGCCGGCCCATGAGTGTTTACGGCGCCGATCCGGCGAACCGTCAGCTCGAGTTCCTCTACAAGGTCGCCGGCGCAGGCACGCGCGGCCTCGACACTTTGAGAGCCGGCGATACGCTTGATATCATGGGGCCGCTTGGCGTCGGCTTTACTTTAGACCCGTCATGGCGGCGCATCGTTGCGATCGGGCGGGGCGCTGGGCTCGCGACGCTCGCGCCCCTCGCGCTGGCTGCGAAACGCAAAGGCGTCCATGTCACCGCGATCCTCAGTGCGCGCCGGCCGGAGCTCCTGGTTTCAGTCGATCTGTTCCGGGCGCACGGCGCCGACGTGATTTCCGTGACCGACGCCGAACAGTCGAGCGGTCCAACCAATGTCGAGCGCATTTTGCGCCAGTTGATCGTCGAAGAACGCTGCGATGCATTCTTTACCTGCGGATCGAGCAGATTGATGCGCGTCCAGCAGCGCCTCGCCAAGGAATTCGGCCTGAGGGGACAAATTGCGATGGAGCAGCAAATGGCTTGCGGAATCGGGCTTTGCCACTGCTGCGTGCGCGACTTCAACGTCAACGGAGAAATTGTCAGCCGGCGCGTCTGCTGGGACGGACCCGTGTTCGATCTCTCGGAGGCGCTGCCATGA
- a CDS encoding Zn-dependent hydrolase → MTTAIAERRNLRQGDEDDRVLAERLFNLLREQTTDGVGVTREAYSRRESLALDIVEKEARALGLTTHRDAGAHLVITFAGADPDLPFLACGSHLDSVPQGGNFDGAAGVVAGLVILARFRREGWTPRRTIKVYGLRGEESSRFGKAYMGSSALFGKLSAADLAAQEAGSGRTLAECMAEVGVDVARVAAGSAILDPRSVFAWIELHIEQGPVLTAQGLPIGIVAGIRGNIRHRSVECVGEAGHSGAVPRWLRRDAVFATAELIARLDRRWRALLEHGHDLVVTCGVLGTDPKEHAIARIPGAIAFSFEARSQSQDTLEAFYTLFVSECGLIGEERKVAFRFDRRLETAPAAMDAKWIERLKAAARSLGLPDEEISSGAGHDAAVFANAGVPSAMVFVRNQHGSHNPREAMAIEDFLAGVAVMRAAIKEAVE, encoded by the coding sequence ATGACAACCGCGATCGCCGAGAGGCGTAACCTGCGCCAGGGCGACGAAGATGATCGCGTGCTGGCGGAGAGGTTGTTCAACTTGCTCCGCGAGCAAACAACTGACGGCGTCGGCGTTACGCGAGAGGCCTACAGCAGGCGCGAGTCGCTGGCGCTCGATATCGTCGAGAAAGAGGCGCGCGCGCTCGGCTTGACGACGCACCGCGATGCCGGGGCCCATCTCGTGATTACGTTCGCGGGCGCCGATCCGGATCTGCCGTTTCTCGCCTGCGGATCGCATCTTGATTCTGTGCCCCAGGGAGGAAATTTCGACGGAGCGGCGGGCGTCGTCGCTGGTCTCGTTATCCTGGCGCGATTTCGTAGAGAAGGATGGACGCCGCGGCGAACGATCAAGGTCTATGGGCTGCGTGGAGAGGAAAGCTCGCGTTTCGGCAAAGCGTATATGGGCTCAAGCGCATTGTTCGGGAAGCTCTCTGCCGCCGATCTTGCTGCGCAGGAGGCGGGTTCCGGGCGCACGCTGGCGGAGTGCATGGCCGAGGTTGGCGTTGACGTTGCGCGCGTCGCTGCTGGGAGCGCCATCCTCGATCCGCGTTCGGTCTTCGCGTGGATCGAGCTGCATATCGAGCAAGGGCCTGTTCTGACCGCGCAGGGACTGCCGATCGGAATTGTCGCCGGGATTCGCGGCAACATCCGTCATCGTTCGGTGGAATGCGTCGGCGAGGCCGGCCATTCCGGCGCGGTGCCTCGCTGGTTGCGGCGCGACGCGGTCTTTGCGACGGCCGAGTTGATCGCTCGTCTCGACCGACGCTGGCGCGCCCTGCTGGAGCACGGCCATGACCTTGTCGTGACCTGCGGCGTCCTCGGCACCGATCCAAAGGAGCACGCCATTGCGCGCATTCCTGGCGCGATCGCCTTTTCTTTCGAAGCGCGCAGCCAGAGCCAAGATACATTGGAGGCGTTTTACACGCTCTTTGTTTCAGAGTGCGGACTGATTGGCGAAGAGCGCAAGGTCGCATTCAGATTCGACCGCCGTCTTGAAACGGCTCCCGCCGCGATGGACGCGAAATGGATTGAACGACTCAAGGCCGCGGCTCGCAGCCTCGGTCTGCCTGACGAGGAAATCTCAAGCGGGGCCGGACACGACGCCGCGGTTTTCGCCAACGCTGGCGTTCCAAGCGCAATGGTCTTCGTCCGAAACCAGCATGGTTCGCATAATCCGCGCGAGGCGATGGCGATCGAGGATTTTCTCGCCGGGGTCGCGGTGATGCGAGCAGCGATCAAGGAGGCTGTGGAATAA
- a CDS encoding dihydroorotate dehydrogenase translates to MNAVTRATMVDLSVEVGGLALRNPVMPASGTFAEGLERVIDFNLLGAIVTKTITRELRAGNPLPRIVERPGGLINAIGIPSQGVPYFLEETMRHYAACDAPLVVSISAPTAEGFASLATELSIPGVAAIEANISCPNIEEDGKAYAIRADSTEKVTRELRNATKLPLWVKLTPNTGDIAEVARAAEAAGADAVVVANTILSMAIDIKTFRPCLGNVMGGLSGPAIKPIILRQVFQCAKAVKISIIGCGGVSTAEDVVEYMLAGASAVQVGTATFLQPAAMTTIVSDLGAFCLRREIPRVTDIVRGVVIEEADEPDLAWVNPRP, encoded by the coding sequence ATGAACGCAGTGACGAGAGCGACGATGGTCGATCTTTCCGTTGAGGTCGGCGGACTCGCCTTGCGCAATCCGGTTATGCCGGCTTCGGGCACTTTCGCCGAGGGGCTCGAGAGAGTCATCGATTTCAATCTGCTTGGCGCGATTGTGACCAAGACGATCACCCGCGAGCTTCGCGCCGGCAATCCGTTGCCGCGCATCGTCGAGCGGCCGGGCGGCCTCATCAACGCTATTGGCATTCCTTCGCAAGGCGTTCCTTATTTCCTTGAAGAAACGATGCGACACTACGCGGCCTGCGACGCGCCGCTGGTCGTTTCCATCTCAGCGCCGACAGCGGAAGGATTCGCCAGTTTGGCGACAGAGTTGTCGATTCCCGGCGTCGCCGCGATTGAGGCGAACATTTCCTGTCCGAACATTGAGGAAGACGGCAAGGCGTATGCAATACGCGCCGACTCCACCGAAAAAGTGACACGCGAATTGCGCAACGCGACGAAATTGCCACTTTGGGTGAAACTCACGCCCAACACGGGCGACATTGCAGAGGTCGCGCGGGCGGCCGAGGCTGCCGGAGCGGACGCCGTCGTCGTCGCTAACACGATCCTGTCGATGGCGATCGATATCAAGACCTTCAGGCCCTGCCTCGGCAATGTGATGGGCGGGTTGTCTGGCCCTGCGATCAAGCCGATCATCCTGCGTCAGGTTTTCCAATGCGCAAAAGCAGTGAAGATTTCTATTATCGGCTGCGGCGGCGTTTCCACCGCTGAAGATGTCGTCGAGTATATGCTGGCCGGCGCGAGCGCTGTTCAGGTCGGGACCGCGACTTTCCTTCAGCCGGCGGCGATGACCACGATCGTGAGCGATCTTGGGGCTTTCTGTCTGCGTCGCGAAATCCCGCGTGTGACGGATATCGTCCGCGGCGTCGTGATCGAGGAAGCTGACGAGCCGGATCTGGCGTGGGTGAATCCGCGGCCATGA